The genomic region GCTCTTCTGGAGCTTTGTCGATTTGGTCGAATGCTACAGCAGCACCACCGTAAGTTTTAGACAATACAGTTGTGATTGCAGCAGTCAGAGTTGTTTTACCGTGATCGACGTGACCGATAGTACCGATGTTAACGTGGGGTTTATTACGTTCGTATTTAGCCTTTGCCATTTGAACGTGGCCTCCTTAAAATTATAATTTTATGTTTTCACTGAATGAAGTGCTCCGAAATAAATTCTTATGCACTTGCATCCAGTGTGAGAAAACTACTCGGTGCCTTTTGTTTTAGCAACGATTTCTTCAGCGATGCTCTTAGGAACTTCTTCATAGTGGGAGAGTTCCATGGAGAATACGCCGCGTCCTTGAGTACCGGAACGAAGAGTTGTAGAGTAACCAAACATTTCAGACAAAGGTACCTTAGCACGGATGATTTGAGCTCCACTACGGGAATCCATACCTTCGATGCGGCCACGACGGGAGTTCAACATACCCATTACGTCACCCATGTACTCTTCTGGAACTGTTACTTCTACTTTCATGATTGGCTCAAGCAGAACTGGTTTACACTTGTCTTTAGCCGCTTTAAGCGCCATAGATCCGGCAATTTTAAATGCCATCTCATTGGAATCGACATCATGGTAAGATCCGTCTACAATTGTAGCCTTAACGTCTACAAGCGGGAAGCCTGCAATAACGCCGTTTTTCATTTGCTCTTCAATCCCTGACAGTGCAGGTTGAATGTATTCTCTTGGAACGGAACCACCGACAACCTTACTTTCGAACTGGCTGCCTGTACCCGGCTCGAGAGGTTCGAATTCAACCCATACGTGACCGTATTGACCACGACCACCGGATTGACGTACGAATTTACCTTCAACGCGCGCTGGAGCACGGAATGTTTCACGGTAAGCTACTTGTGGTTTACCCACAGTAGTTTCAACCTTGAACTCACGACGCATACGGTCGATGATGATATCAAGGTGAAGCTCACCCATACCTGCCAAGATTGTTTGACCTGTTTCTTCATCAGTATGAGCACGAAGAGTTGGATCCTCTTCAGTCAACTTGCCGAGAGCAACACCCATTTTATCTTGGTCAGCTTTGGTTTTAGGTTCAACGGCGATTTCGATAACCGGATCAGGGAAGTTCATTGACTCCAGGATAACCGGATTTTTCTCATCACATAGTGTATCACCTGTACCCGTATCTTTCAAACCTACGGCAGCTGCAATGTCACCGGAGTAAACTTCAGTGATCTCTTGACGGCTGTTCGCGTGCATTTGAAGGATACGACCGATACGCTCACGTTTGTTTTTAGTGGCATTCAATACATAAGAACCGGATTGAAGAACACCGGAGTATACGCGGAAGAATGTCAATTTACCAACGTAAGGGTCAGTCATGATTTTGAATGCCAATGCGGAGAAAGGCTCTTCATCAGAGGACTTACGAACTGCTTCAGTTCCATCTTCAAGATGACCAGTGATTGATGGTACATCTGTTGGAGCTGGCAAGTAGTCGATAACAGCATCCAACATCAGTTGAACACCTTTGTTACGGTATGAGGATCCACAGATAACTGGGAAGATCTTAACATCTACAACACCTTTACGGAGTGCGCC from Paenibacillus sp. FSL R5-0341 harbors:
- the fusA gene encoding elongation factor G translates to MAREFSLKNTRNIGIMAHIDAGKTTTTERILFYTGRTHKIGEVHEGAATMDWMEQEQERGITITSAATTAAWKGHRVNIIDTPGHVDFTVEVERSLRVLDGAVGVFSAKEGVEPQSETVWRQADKYGVPRIAYVNKMDIIGADFLNVVSDMRDRLQANAVAIQLPIGAENDFIGIIDIVEQKAHMYKDDLGQNIEETEIPAEFKEQVEELRNELIERVAELDEELTMKYLEGEEITIEEIKGALRKGVVDVKIFPVICGSSYRNKGVQLMLDAVIDYLPAPTDVPSITGHLEDGTEAVRKSSDEEPFSALAFKIMTDPYVGKLTFFRVYSGVLQSGSYVLNATKNKRERIGRILQMHANSRQEITEVYSGDIAAAVGLKDTGTGDTLCDEKNPVILESMNFPDPVIEIAVEPKTKADQDKMGVALGKLTEEDPTLRAHTDEETGQTILAGMGELHLDIIIDRMRREFKVETTVGKPQVAYRETFRAPARVEGKFVRQSGGRGQYGHVWVEFEPLEPGTGSQFESKVVGGSVPREYIQPALSGIEEQMKNGVIAGFPLVDVKATIVDGSYHDVDSNEMAFKIAGSMALKAAKDKCKPVLLEPIMKVEVTVPEEYMGDVMGMLNSRRGRIEGMDSRSGAQIIRAKVPLSEMFGYSTTLRSGTQGRGVFSMELSHYEEVPKSIAEEIVAKTKGTE